One part of the [Synechococcus] sp. NIES-970 genome encodes these proteins:
- the fusA_2 gene encoding translation elongation factor G, translating to MPRSIALEQVRNIGIAAHIDAGKTTTTERILFYSGIVHKIGEVHDGNAVTDWMEQERERGITITAAAISTSWRDHKINIIDTPGHVDFTIEVERSMRVLDGVIAVFCSVGGVQPQSETVWRQADRYKVPRIAFVNKMDRTGANFYKVYEQICTRLKANAVAIQIPIGAEGDFQGIIDLIKMKANLYRDDVGQDIEVTEIPPELQEKALEYRTLMVETIAEWDETLLEKYLEGEEFTEAEIMAALRKGTVKGDLVPVLCGSAFKNKGVQLLLDAVVDYLPSPLDVPAIQGELPDGTIGDRPADDGAPFAALAFKIASDPYGRLSFIRVYSGVIEKGSYIYNSTKDKKERVSRLIVLKSNERIEVDELRAGDLGAIIGMRETTTGDTLCNADKPIILESLFVPEPVISVAVEPKTKQDMEKLSKALQSLSDEDPTFRVSVDPETNQTVIAGMGELHLEILVDRMLREFKVEADVGQPQVAYRETIRQKADAEGKFIRQSGGKGQYGHVVIQIEPGDEGSGFAFESKIVGGTIPREYIPSIEQGMKEACESGIIAGYPMIDLKATLLDGSFHDVDSSEMAFKIAGSIAIRSAVDQASPVVLEPIMQVEVEVPEDFLGDIMGDLNARRGNIQGMSSEEGIAKVAAKVPLAEMFGYATDIRSKTQGRGIFSMEFSNYDEVPRHVAEAIIAKNKGTHNFHD from the coding sequence GTGCCACGCAGCATCGCCCTAGAACAAGTCCGTAACATTGGCATTGCCGCTCACATCGATGCGGGCAAAACAACGACAACTGAAAGAATTTTGTTTTACTCCGGCATTGTCCACAAGATCGGGGAAGTTCATGATGGCAACGCGGTGACTGACTGGATGGAACAGGAGCGGGAGCGGGGCATCACGATTACAGCAGCCGCCATTAGCACAAGCTGGCGCGACCACAAAATTAATATTATTGACACTCCCGGCCACGTTGATTTCACCATTGAAGTGGAACGCTCGATGCGGGTACTTGATGGCGTAATCGCCGTGTTTTGTTCTGTGGGCGGTGTTCAGCCTCAATCTGAAACCGTTTGGCGTCAAGCAGACCGTTACAAGGTGCCCCGCATTGCTTTTGTGAACAAGATGGATCGCACAGGGGCGAATTTTTACAAGGTTTATGAGCAAATTTGCACGCGCCTAAAAGCAAATGCTGTTGCGATTCAAATCCCCATCGGTGCTGAGGGTGATTTTCAGGGGATTATTGACCTCATCAAAATGAAAGCTAATCTCTACAGAGATGATGTTGGTCAAGACATTGAGGTGACGGAGATTCCCCCTGAGTTGCAGGAAAAAGCGCTTGAATATCGCACTCTCATGGTTGAGACGATCGCCGAATGGGACGAAACGCTGCTAGAAAAATACCTCGAAGGGGAAGAATTCACTGAAGCAGAAATCATGGCTGCACTGCGCAAAGGAACTGTCAAAGGCGACTTAGTGCCCGTACTCTGCGGCTCGGCTTTTAAGAATAAAGGTGTGCAGCTTCTCCTCGATGCCGTGGTAGATTATCTGCCTTCCCCTCTTGATGTCCCTGCAATCCAGGGAGAGCTTCCTGACGGGACAATTGGCGATCGCCCCGCCGATGACGGAGCCCCCTTTGCGGCTCTTGCCTTTAAAATTGCCTCTGATCCCTACGGCAGACTCAGCTTTATCCGTGTGTATTCCGGTGTAATCGAAAAAGGAAGCTATATCTATAACTCCACAAAAGATAAGAAAGAACGCGTTTCTCGATTGATCGTCCTCAAATCCAATGAGCGTATCGAAGTGGACGAACTGCGCGCCGGAGACCTCGGCGCAATTATTGGTATGCGAGAGACGACCACAGGCGACACTCTCTGTAACGCAGACAAACCGATTATTCTCGAGTCCTTGTTTGTACCAGAGCCTGTGATCTCTGTCGCTGTAGAACCCAAAACCAAGCAAGATATGGAGAAGCTATCCAAAGCCCTCCAATCACTATCCGATGAAGACCCGACCTTCCGTGTCAGTGTTGATCCGGAGACCAACCAAACAGTCATCGCAGGGATGGGAGAGTTGCACCTCGAAATCCTTGTGGACCGTATGCTACGAGAATTTAAAGTCGAAGCAGATGTCGGTCAACCTCAAGTCGCCTACCGGGAGACGATTCGCCAAAAAGCAGATGCCGAAGGCAAATTTATCCGCCAGAGCGGTGGCAAGGGTCAATATGGCCATGTTGTCATCCAGATCGAACCTGGAGATGAAGGCAGTGGCTTTGCGTTTGAATCAAAGATTGTCGGTGGTACGATTCCCCGCGAATACATCCCCTCCATTGAACAGGGGATGAAAGAAGCGTGCGAATCTGGTATTATCGCAGGCTACCCCATGATCGATCTCAAAGCCACCCTGCTTGATGGCTCCTTTCACGACGTTGATTCCTCAGAAATGGCATTTAAAATTGCGGGTTCGATCGCAATTCGTAGTGCCGTTGACCAGGCATCACCTGTGGTGCTAGAACCGATTATGCAGGTTGAGGTTGAAGTACCCGAGGATTTCCTTGGGGACATCATGGGTGACCTCAATGCCCGTCGGGGCAACATCCAAGGCATGAGTTCCGAAGAAGGTATTGCTAAAGTCGCTGCCAAAGTTCCATTGGCAGAGATGTTCGGCTATGCCACGGATATCCGTTCAAAAACCCAAGGACGTGGTATCTTCTCAATGGAGTTCAGCAACTACGATGAAGTGCCTCGCCATGTGGCGGAAGCAATCATCGCAAAAAACAAGGGAACGCACAATTTTCACGATTAA
- the rpsG gene encoding ribosomal protein S7: MSRRSVTKKRVVPPDAVYNNRLLSMTIRRVMKSGKKSLAARIVYDALDIIKERTGSDPIEVFETAIRNLTPLVEVKARRVGGATYQVPMEVRQSRGTALALRWLINYSRQRSGKSMAIKLANELMDAANETGGAIKKREDTHRMAEANKAFAHYRY, encoded by the coding sequence ATGTCTCGTCGCTCAGTTACCAAAAAGCGCGTTGTTCCACCCGATGCCGTGTACAACAACCGCCTCCTTAGTATGACCATCCGCCGCGTTATGAAGAGCGGTAAAAAATCCTTGGCAGCACGGATTGTCTATGATGCCCTTGACATCATCAAAGAAAGAACTGGTAGCGATCCTATCGAAGTCTTTGAGACTGCAATCCGTAACCTCACTCCCCTCGTGGAAGTAAAAGCCCGTCGGGTCGGTGGTGCCACTTACCAGGTACCCATGGAAGTTCGCCAGAGCCGTGGTACCGCTCTGGCCCTGCGCTGGTTGATCAACTACTCCCGTCAGCGTTCTGGCAAGAGCATGGCAATCAAGCTGGCCAATGAGCTGATGGATGCAGCGAATGAAACCGGCGGTGCTATTAAGAAGCGGGAAGATACCCACCGGATGGCAGAAGCGAATAAGGCCTTTGCCCACTACCGCTACTAA
- the rpsL gene encoding 30S ribosomal protein S12 produces MPTIQQLIRSERFKLKKKTKSPALKQCPQRRGVCTRVYTTTPKKPNSALRKVARVRLTSGFEVTAYIPGIGHNLQEHSVVLIRGGRVKDLPGVRYHIVRGTLDATGVKDRKQGRSKYGAKRPKEAK; encoded by the coding sequence ATGCCAACTATTCAACAGCTTATTCGTTCAGAGCGCTTCAAGCTCAAGAAAAAGACGAAGTCTCCCGCACTGAAGCAATGCCCCCAGCGTCGTGGCGTCTGCACCCGTGTCTACACCACTACTCCGAAGAAGCCGAACTCTGCTCTCCGGAAAGTAGCCCGTGTTCGATTGACTTCTGGCTTTGAAGTGACTGCCTATATCCCTGGGATTGGTCACAATCTCCAAGAGCACTCCGTCGTGTTAATCCGTGGCGGCCGTGTGAAAGATTTACCTGGTGTTCGTTATCACATCGTCCGTGGAACCCTTGATGCTACCGGTGTCAAAGACCGTAAGCAGGGCCGTTCTAAGTACGGTGCAAAACGCCCCAAAGAAGCAAAATAA
- a CDS encoding HesB-like domain protein — protein MQITTTAAQEIKRIQRSRQKLDSYLRITIQPGGCLDYIYQFSLESEPQPGDRQQNIRNINILTSAQDVGPLENLSIDYSEDLMGGGFRFKNSRHTKTCNCGQSFQREP, from the coding sequence ATGCAAATTACCACCACTGCTGCCCAAGAAATCAAACGTATCCAGCGGAGCCGCCAAAAACTAGATAGCTATCTCCGGATTACTATCCAGCCAGGTGGTTGTCTAGATTACATTTATCAGTTTTCTCTGGAGTCTGAACCTCAGCCAGGCGATCGCCAGCAAAATATCCGCAATATTAATATCCTTACATCTGCCCAAGATGTCGGGCCACTCGAAAACCTCAGTATTGATTATTCTGAAGATTTGATGGGGGGAGGTTTCCGGTTTAAAAATTCTCGCCACACAAAAACTTGCAATTGCGGCCAATCCTTTCAAAGAGAACCTTGA
- a CDS encoding mannose-6-phosphate isomerase — MEGEFLVLYGLKVPMTLTKQATITPTPTALPGQQCPTDSRPWGTFTILDEGPGYKIKRIEVKPGHRLSLQMHHHRSEHWIVVSGTAHVECGDVTELLTPNQSTYVPACTKHRLHNPGVVPLVLIEVQNGEYLGEDDIIRFQDDYSRQ, encoded by the coding sequence ATGGAAGGCGAATTTCTTGTTCTCTACGGTTTGAAAGTGCCCATGACCTTAACAAAACAAGCCACTATCACCCCGACACCAACTGCCCTTCCGGGTCAACAGTGCCCCACCGACTCCCGTCCCTGGGGCACATTTACAATCCTGGATGAAGGCCCTGGCTATAAAATCAAACGCATTGAGGTTAAACCGGGCCACCGACTCAGCCTCCAGATGCACCACCACCGCAGCGAACATTGGATTGTTGTCTCTGGCACTGCCCACGTTGAATGTGGAGATGTAACAGAACTCTTAACCCCGAATCAATCTACCTATGTTCCCGCTTGCACTAAGCATCGTCTCCATAACCCTGGGGTTGTCCCCTTAGTCTTGATCGAAGTGCAAAATGGCGAGTATTTGGGAGAAGATGATATTATTCGCTTCCAAGATGACTACTCTCGTCAGTAA
- a CDS encoding cytidine and deoxycytidylate deaminase zinc-binding protein yields the protein MITRAEYQRHYYWMQKAIALAKIAGESGEIPVGAIIVDGHNHLLAQSGNRKEKIKDPTAHAEMLAIRAASQQRQDWHLQDCTLYVTLEPCPMCAGAIIHCRLKQVVYGADDPKTGVLRSITNFSDATFSNHSFSVIGGIAAVECSQLLQNWFRHNRQP from the coding sequence GTGATTACCCGGGCAGAATACCAACGGCACTACTACTGGATGCAAAAGGCGATCGCCCTCGCAAAAATCGCCGGAGAGTCGGGGGAAATTCCCGTCGGCGCAATTATTGTCGATGGCCACAATCACCTACTGGCCCAGAGCGGTAATCGCAAAGAAAAAATAAAAGACCCCACCGCCCATGCTGAAATGCTTGCGATTCGGGCCGCCAGCCAGCAGCGCCAAGATTGGCATCTCCAGGACTGTACTCTCTATGTCACCCTCGAGCCCTGCCCAATGTGCGCCGGAGCAATTATCCATTGCCGTCTGAAACAAGTTGTCTACGGAGCTGATGACCCAAAAACTGGAGTTTTGCGGAGTATCACAAATTTTTCTGATGCCACCTTTAGCAATCATTCTTTTTCCGTTATTGGCGGGATTGCCGCTGTCGAGTGCAGTCAACTGCTCCAGAATTGGTTTCGGCACAATCGTCAACCCTGA
- the grxC_2 gene encoding glutaredoxin translates to MFDWLNPLFGKSANGINAKVEIYTWQTCPYCIAAKILLFFKGVHFTEYKIDGDEVARNAMAERAKGQRTVPQIFINNAHIGGCSDLFDLDKKGELKTLLHQ, encoded by the coding sequence ATGTTTGATTGGTTAAACCCGTTATTCGGCAAGAGTGCCAATGGGATCAATGCAAAAGTGGAAATTTATACTTGGCAGACCTGTCCCTACTGTATCGCCGCCAAAATTCTCCTATTCTTCAAGGGCGTACATTTCACCGAATACAAAATTGATGGGGATGAGGTAGCCCGTAACGCCATGGCAGAACGGGCCAAGGGTCAGCGTACTGTCCCCCAAATTTTCATTAACAATGCCCATATCGGTGGTTGCAGCGACCTGTTTGACCTGGATAAAAAAGGTGAACTCAAAACACTCCTACACCAGTGA